The Lactobacillus sp. CBA3605 genome contains a region encoding:
- a CDS encoding cytochrome b5 domain-containing protein — translation MSTKTFNQAELAQYNGENGQSAYVAVDGVVYDVTNIAAWAGGKHHGNLAGQDLTTVIDNQSPHGRKVLAKLTVVGQYQA, via the coding sequence ATGAGTACCAAGACTTTTAATCAAGCAGAGTTAGCACAATATAATGGTGAAAACGGTCAGTCAGCGTATGTCGCAGTCGATGGTGTGGTCTATGATGTGACGAACATTGCGGCCTGGGCTGGTGGCAAGCATCATGGTAATTTAGCTGGGCAAGATTTAACGACGGTCATTGATAATCAGTCCCCGCATGGTCGGAAAGTGTTAGCTAAGTTAACGGTTGTCGGTCAATACCAAGCTTAA